One window of Ferrimicrobium sp. genomic DNA carries:
- a CDS encoding glutamate-5-semialdehyde dehydrogenase, producing the protein MRQDLTNQDKPAQDKIAHEADHGAVTDRDGLTRMAEAARVAQRILATSAGAVRVRLLEAIAGALEADRAKILTANRLDLDSAHNLTAAQRDRLTLDESRVGAMVDSVRAISRQRDVVGEVIEGWVLANGLRVRRIRVPLGVVGVIYENRPNVTSDASALALYAGNAILLRGSSQARHSNQAIVASVRRALAEVGLPIELVGLAAETSREGAVAFMRLDTAMDVLIPRGGPELIATVRAQATVPTIIDGDGNCHVYVDEGADLAMAVTIIENAKMQRPGVCNAMETLLIHASVAESLLGLLDTALAPVELRGDARTLRACRRAVAATEDDYAREFLDLILAVRVVDSLDEAIDHIRKYSSGHSEAIITSDLAHAQRFEREVDAASVLVNASTRFVDGGQLGMGAEIGISTQKLHARGPMGITQLTTTKIVIEGEGQIRH; encoded by the coding sequence ATGAGACAGGATCTGACAAACCAGGACAAGCCCGCGCAAGACAAAATCGCCCACGAGGCCGATCACGGTGCCGTTACGGATCGTGATGGGCTCACGAGGATGGCCGAAGCAGCGAGGGTAGCCCAGCGGATTTTGGCCACGAGTGCGGGAGCAGTTCGAGTCCGGTTGCTGGAGGCTATCGCAGGGGCGCTTGAGGCTGATCGCGCGAAGATCCTCACGGCGAATCGTCTCGATCTCGATAGTGCCCATAACTTGACCGCCGCTCAACGTGATCGCCTCACCCTCGATGAGTCCCGTGTAGGAGCGATGGTCGACTCTGTTCGGGCGATTAGCCGCCAACGCGACGTGGTGGGGGAGGTAATCGAGGGGTGGGTCCTGGCTAATGGCCTCAGGGTGCGTAGGATCCGGGTGCCTCTTGGAGTCGTGGGTGTGATCTATGAGAATCGCCCTAATGTGACCTCGGATGCGAGCGCGCTGGCACTATATGCGGGGAACGCCATTCTGTTACGAGGCTCGTCGCAGGCTCGACACTCGAATCAAGCCATCGTTGCTTCAGTGAGGAGGGCACTCGCCGAGGTGGGTTTGCCGATAGAGTTGGTGGGGTTAGCAGCTGAGACGAGTCGCGAAGGTGCCGTTGCTTTTATGCGACTCGACACAGCGATGGATGTGCTCATCCCACGAGGTGGTCCAGAACTGATCGCTACCGTACGGGCTCAGGCTACGGTGCCCACGATCATCGATGGCGATGGTAATTGCCATGTCTACGTGGACGAGGGTGCCGATCTTGCGATGGCCGTCACCATCATCGAGAACGCTAAGATGCAACGCCCTGGTGTTTGCAACGCGATGGAGACGCTCCTGATCCATGCCAGCGTGGCCGAGTCATTACTCGGTCTGTTGGACACGGCTCTGGCGCCGGTGGAGTTACGTGGAGATGCGCGTACCCTCCGGGCGTGTCGCCGTGCAGTGGCGGCAACCGAGGACGACTACGCTCGCGAGTTCTTAGATCTGATCTTGGCGGTGCGTGTGGTCGATAGCCTTGATGAGGCCATTGACCACATCCGCAAGTACAGTTCAGGTCATTCTGAGGCGATCATCACGTCCGACCTAGCCCATGCGCAACGGTTTGAGCGTGAGGTCGATGCCGCCAGCGTCTTGGTCAACGCCTCAACACGCTTTGTCGATGGAGGTCAGCTCGGCATGGGGGCCGAGATAGGCATCAGTACGCAGAAGCTTCACGCACGCGGTCCGATGGGTATCACGCAGCTGACGACGACAAAGATCGTCATCGAAGGAGAGGGTCAGATTCGTCACTAA
- the proB gene encoding glutamate 5-kinase, with protein sequence MGIARLVVKVGTTSLTTDAGEFRTEVATGLVQGIDEVRRSGVEVVLVVSGAIALGVRRLGVARPAEAAVLQAISAVGQVELLAQLAQRFRAYGMEIGQMLLAPQDFGDRRQYLHARATLEELLRMHVVPVINENDAVANEEIRFGDNDRLAALVSHLVHADLLLLLTDLPGVYDADPRRVSGAQLIERLELDAFDTVRAQGSISGRGSGGMSSKLAAANIAARSGVDCLIASAQTEGVIVAAVQGRPAPSTLIPSLGVREPARRLWIAYATDPEGSLVVDEGAKAALCSSSASLLAVGIRQVRGRFMAGATVEIETAEGGVFARGITRLDASAILGTRGVVVHRDDLALLV encoded by the coding sequence ATGGGGATCGCTCGTCTGGTTGTGAAGGTTGGGACGACCTCGTTGACCACGGACGCAGGCGAGTTCCGCACCGAGGTCGCCACCGGGTTAGTGCAGGGTATTGACGAGGTTCGTCGGAGCGGCGTCGAGGTGGTGCTGGTGGTCTCGGGTGCGATTGCACTCGGTGTACGGCGATTGGGTGTCGCTCGGCCAGCGGAGGCGGCCGTCTTGCAAGCGATCAGTGCAGTCGGGCAAGTAGAGCTGCTCGCGCAACTGGCGCAGCGCTTTCGAGCTTACGGGATGGAGATCGGCCAGATGTTGCTGGCACCTCAGGATTTCGGTGATCGCCGTCAGTATCTGCACGCGAGGGCCACGCTGGAGGAGTTACTGCGGATGCACGTCGTGCCGGTGATCAACGAAAATGATGCCGTTGCGAATGAGGAGATCCGCTTTGGTGACAATGATCGGCTGGCGGCACTGGTCTCCCACCTAGTCCACGCTGATCTGTTACTTCTGCTGACGGACCTGCCAGGCGTCTATGACGCCGATCCTCGGCGGGTGAGTGGGGCACAGCTGATTGAACGTCTCGAGCTTGATGCCTTCGATACCGTGCGTGCGCAGGGTTCGATCTCTGGGCGCGGAAGCGGTGGGATGTCATCGAAGTTGGCCGCCGCCAATATTGCGGCGCGCTCTGGAGTGGATTGTTTGATCGCGTCGGCACAGACGGAAGGGGTCATCGTCGCCGCAGTACAGGGGCGTCCCGCTCCATCGACCTTGATCCCCTCCCTTGGAGTACGTGAGCCTGCTCGACGCCTCTGGATTGCGTACGCGACCGACCCAGAGGGTTCACTGGTTGTCGATGAGGGGGCGAAAGCGGCGCTCTGTTCGAGTTCAGCTTCGTTGTTGGCCGTGGGGATCCGTCAGGTGCGCGGTCGTTTCATGGCGGGGGCGACGGTTGAGATCGAGACGGCGGAGGGTGGAGTGTTCGCTCGAGGGATTACGCGCTTGGATGCCTCAGCCATTCTTGGTACTCGTGGGGTCGTGGTCCATCGAGATGATCTCGCTCTTCTTGTCTAA
- the obgE gene encoding GTPase ObgE — protein sequence MAEFVDAAQVHVKGGNGGAGAVSFRREAHVDRGGPDGGDGGKGGDVILKVDPQLASLIVFRDQPFRRAGDGAHGQGKKMHGAGGRDQVVGVPLGTVVRDFDGTLVADLAEAGAAFVIARGGRGGAGNARFLSNRRRAPGFAEQGEVGEEFWFNLELKLKADVCLIGEPNVGKSSLIANISRARPKIADYAFTTLIPNLGVVRPADATEYIVADIPGLIEGASEGRGLGHAFLRHVERAVALALVVPADLDERAMEECVAQLLHELTNYQESLGDRPRVLVGTRLDLVDDGEEAQRRMSRVAEQFSMPLVGVVSNVDRRGMASVIYGFAQVVADAKAGGPATVERMVYRPRPNFEVRVTRTGDAAFMVDGRDALHAVGLSDLGQADALAIVHTRLERMGVFRMLRRLGCREGDLVKIGSFEFTFEED from the coding sequence ATGGCGGAGTTCGTAGATGCTGCGCAAGTCCATGTCAAGGGGGGCAACGGAGGAGCTGGCGCTGTCTCATTCCGACGCGAGGCGCACGTGGATCGCGGTGGGCCTGATGGTGGAGACGGTGGGAAGGGTGGCGATGTAATCCTGAAGGTGGACCCTCAACTCGCTTCGTTGATTGTCTTTCGCGACCAGCCTTTTCGTCGCGCGGGCGATGGTGCTCACGGCCAGGGAAAAAAGATGCATGGTGCTGGTGGTCGTGATCAGGTGGTTGGGGTTCCGCTTGGTACTGTGGTACGCGACTTCGATGGTACGCTCGTCGCTGACCTCGCCGAAGCTGGAGCAGCATTCGTCATTGCCCGTGGCGGTCGAGGGGGAGCTGGTAATGCTAGATTCCTCTCCAACCGTCGGCGGGCTCCTGGCTTCGCTGAGCAGGGTGAGGTGGGTGAGGAGTTCTGGTTTAATCTTGAGCTCAAACTCAAGGCCGATGTCTGCTTGATTGGGGAGCCAAATGTCGGAAAGTCCTCACTGATTGCCAACATCTCCCGCGCACGTCCCAAGATTGCCGACTATGCCTTCACCACACTCATCCCTAATCTCGGTGTCGTACGTCCCGCTGACGCAACAGAGTATATCGTCGCTGACATCCCAGGCTTGATCGAGGGAGCGAGCGAGGGTCGCGGATTGGGGCATGCCTTTTTGCGGCATGTCGAGCGGGCGGTGGCGCTGGCGCTTGTGGTTCCGGCTGACTTGGATGAGCGTGCAATGGAGGAGTGCGTTGCGCAGTTGCTCCATGAACTCACCAACTATCAGGAATCCCTCGGCGACCGGCCTCGCGTGCTTGTTGGTACGCGACTCGATCTTGTCGACGACGGGGAGGAGGCGCAACGACGGATGAGCCGTGTTGCTGAACAATTCTCCATGCCGTTGGTTGGGGTTGTCTCCAATGTGGACCGACGTGGCATGGCGAGTGTGATCTATGGATTTGCCCAGGTGGTGGCCGATGCGAAGGCTGGCGGACCGGCGACGGTGGAGAGAATGGTCTATCGGCCTCGGCCGAACTTCGAGGTACGGGTGACGCGTACAGGAGATGCGGCCTTCATGGTGGATGGCAGGGATGCGCTCCATGCGGTTGGTCTGAGTGATCTCGGGCAGGCTGATGCACTCGCGATCGTTCATACGCGCTTGGAACGCATGGGAGTGTTCCGGATGTTGCGACGGCTCGGCTGCCGCGAAGGCGATCTTGTGAAGATAGGGAGTTTTGAGTTCACCTTCGAGGAGGACTGA
- the rpmA gene encoding 50S ribosomal protein L27, whose translation MSKTKGGGSTKNGRDSNAQRLGIKVYGGQTVQAGSILVRQRGTKFYPGDHVGRGSDDTLFAKEFGQVVYGQHRGRKFVSVVPIEDPLN comes from the coding sequence ATGTCAAAGACTAAGGGTGGTGGTTCCACTAAGAACGGCCGTGACTCTAATGCCCAACGATTGGGGATAAAGGTCTACGGTGGTCAGACGGTGCAGGCAGGATCGATTCTTGTTCGCCAACGCGGTACGAAGTTTTATCCAGGTGACCATGTAGGGCGTGGTAGCGACGATACCCTGTTCGCCAAAGAGTTTGGTCAAGTGGTATATGGGCAGCATCGGGGTCGTAAGTTCGTCTCAGTGGTGCCGATCGAGGATCCCCTCAACTAG
- the rplU gene encoding 50S ribosomal protein L21: MYAVVDVGSKQAKVFEGRTVLVERLDVPAGDEVSLRPVLFVDDERVLARADELAGVSVVGEVVEEVKGTKVIGFRYKSKANERKHFGHRQKYTRVRITSIVAG, encoded by the coding sequence ATGTATGCAGTTGTTGATGTAGGCTCAAAGCAAGCCAAGGTTTTTGAGGGTCGGACGGTTCTGGTGGAGCGTCTTGACGTTCCTGCCGGTGACGAAGTGTCTCTGCGCCCAGTACTGTTTGTCGACGATGAGCGAGTGCTCGCTCGTGCCGATGAGCTTGCCGGTGTATCGGTAGTCGGCGAGGTCGTCGAGGAGGTAAAGGGGACCAAGGTTATTGGTTTCCGTTACAAGTCCAAGGCGAACGAGCGTAAGCACTTTGGTCACCGCCAGAAGTACACTCGAGTGCGAATTACCTCGATCGTCGCCGGGTAG